The Toxotes jaculatrix isolate fToxJac2 chromosome 21, fToxJac2.pri, whole genome shotgun sequence genome includes a region encoding these proteins:
- the LOC121201517 gene encoding formin-like protein 1 isoform X2: MGNAAGSTEGPHTKEGKTVVAPPASTGPQKQPAGLKLPMPPEDELEERFSAVLNTMNLPPDKVKILSQYDNEKKWDLICDQERFQVKNPPSTYLEKLRSYLDHGVSRKFKRRVQESTQILRELEISLRTNHIGWAQEFLNEENQGLDVLVDYLSFAHSAVTHDADTLDNGSLPTDKGKNMDKSVEDLSRSASNSPSHGALKTSKAFTVRKAARSSRVVSQKDDVHLCIMCLRAIMNYQSGFNLVMKHPCCVNEITLSLNNRNPRTKALVLELLAAVCLVRGGHDIILSAFDNFKEVCGEKSRFEKLMEFFRSEDSNIDFMVACMQFINIVVHSVENMNFRVYLQYEFTRHGLDEYLERLKFTESDRLLVQIQAYLDNVFDVGALLEDAETKNALLEHVEELQEHNTQLSSRLQESEREAMDKVSELEKKLIQTTKEVELLKESLRESSSQVTLLQQRERERELERERERERERDKDRSTQALKELEARVQALVEQGLVRMERSSSGHLDVQVVPVIQHVIQEAKDEPDAGTGLEAPPSSSDSLPHLSEDSSQSVTVPAPPPPPPPPPPPPPPPPPAPPGSTSAPPPAAPPLLLPPGGSTTQPSGADGSSGCKKKKPIQTKYRMPLFNWQALKSNQVAGTIFSELDDEHVLEELNMAAFEEQFKTKAQSTPIDPGTLKKKLAHKTPSKVSLMEPNRAKNLAITLRKEGMAASDICCAIETYNQRALSLDFLELLERFIPTEYEMKLIHNYECEGRPLDELSEEDRFMVRFSKIPRLSQRISTLTFMGNFPESVQLIQPQLDAIIAASMSIKSSSKLKKILEIILAFGNYMNSSKRGAAYGFRLQSLDLLLDTKSTDRKQTLLHFIASIIQEKYPELQSFYTELHFLDKASLVSLDSILQDVRALERGMEVTRREFSVERDNPVLQTFLSRNTELLDSLVADGKTAQDVYDSAVEYFGENSKTTPPSMFFPVFVRFIKAYKQAEQENEQKKKQHLLNCEAPSTPPKPNVMENKVPMMPKLPQMDLIAELKRRQVSPLVREGKDGAIEDIITDLRNQPYRRADGGRRSAKWKPGQQLHVSSDISL, encoded by the exons AACACAATGAATCTTCCTCCAGACAAGGTGAAGATCCTCAGTCAGTACGACAACGAGAAAAAGTGGGACCTGATCTGTGACCAG GAGCGGTTTCAAGTGAAGAATCCACCATCCACATATTTGGAGAAGCTGAGGAGTTATCTGGATCATGGAGTCAGTCGAAAG tttaaGAGACGTGTCCAGGAATCCACTCAGAtcctgagagagctggagattTCCCTGAGGACCAATCACATTGG CTGGGCTCAGGAGTTCCTGAACGAGGAAAACCAGGGCTTAGATGTTCTTGTGGATTATCTGTCCTTTGCACATAGTGCTGTCAC GCACGATGCGGACACTTTAGACAATGGCTCCTTGCCCACAGACAAAGgcaaaaacatggacaaatcaGTGGAAGATCTGAGCAGAAGTGCCAGCAACTCCCCTTCTCACGGTGCTTTGAAGACCAGCAAGGCCTTCACAGTCAG GAAAGCAGCGAGGAGCTCACGTGTGGTGAGCCAGAAGGATGACGTTCACCTCTGCATCATGTGTTTACGTGCCATCATGAACTATCAG tctGGGTTCAACCTGGTGATGAAGCACCCCTGCTGTGTCAATGAGATCACACTCAGCCTCAACAACAGAAACCCAAG GACTAAGGCTCtggtgctggagctgctggctgCCGTGTGTTTGGTGAGAGGAGGCCACGACATTATCCTCTCCGCCTTCGACAACTTCAAAGAG gtgTGCGGAGAGAAAAGCCGGTTTGAGAAGCTCATGGAGTTTTTCCGCAGTGAAGACAGCAACATCGACTTCATG gTGGCCTGTATGCAGTTCATCAACATCGTGGTCCACTCAGTGGAGAACATGAACTTCAGAGTCTACCTGCAGTATGAGTTCACTCGACATGGGCTGGATGAATACCTGGAG aggctgaagtTCACAGAGAGCGACAGACTGCTGGTCCAGATTCAGGCCTATCTGGACAATGTGTTTGATGTGGGAGCTCTGCTGGAGGACGCAGAGACTAAGAACGCTCTGCTGGAGCACGTGGAGGAACTGCaggaacacaacacacag CTGAGCAGCAGGCTgcaggagagtgagagggaggcgATGGACAAAGTCTCAGAGTTGGAGAAAAAGCTCATTCAAACCACCAAAGAAGTGGAGCTCCTAAAG GAGAGTCTCCGCGAGTCGAGCTCTCAGGtgactctgctgcagcagcgagagcgagagagagagcttgaacgtgagagggagagagagagagagagggacaaggaCCGGTCCACCCAGGCCTTGAAGGAGCTGGAGGCCAGAGTTCAAGCCCTGGTGGAGCAGGGGCTCGTTCGGATGGAGCGCTCCTCATCTGGACACCTGGACGTTCAGGTGGTCCCCGTCATCCAGCACGTGATCCAGGAAG CTAAAGACGAACCTGATGCAGGTACTGGCCTCGAggctcctccctcctcctcagactcTCTGCCTCACCTTTCTGAGGATTCTTCGCAGTCAGTGACGGTACCAGCTCCTCCGCCACCACCGCCCCCTcccccgccaccaccaccaccacctcctccagctcctccaggatCAACTAGtgctcctccacctgcagctccacctctcCTGCTGCCTCCTGGAGGTAGTACGACCCAGCCATCAGGGGCCGATGGGAGCTCAG gctgtaaaaaaaagaagcctATTCAGACCAAATACCGCATGCCGCTGTTCAACTGGCAGGCCCTCAAATCCAACCAGGTGGCAGGAACCATCTTCAGTGAGCTGGACGATGAGCACGTCCTGGAG GAGCTAAACATGGCTGCCTTTGAGGAGCAGTTCAAGACCAAGGCCCAGTCCACCCCTATCGATCCAGGGACCCTCAAGAAGAAACTGGCCCACAAGACCCCGAGTAAAGTGTCTCTGATGGAGCCCAACAGGGCCAAAAACCTGGCTATCACCCTGCGCAAGGAAGGAATGGCAGCATCTGATATCTGCTGTGCCATTGAGAC GTATAACCAGAGAGCTCTGAGTCTGGACTTCCTCGAGCTCCTGGAGCGTTTCATCCCCACGGAGTACGAAATGAAGCTCATCCACAACTACGAGTGCGAGGGCAGGCCCCTGGATGAGCTCAGCGAGGAGGACCGCTTCATGGTGCGCTTCAGCAAGATCCCGCGGCTTTCCCAGCGAATCAGCACTCTCACCTTCATGGGCAATTTCCCCGAGAGCGTCCAGCTAATACAGCCC CAACTCGATGCCATCATCGCTGCCTCGATGTCGATCAAATCCTCcagcaaattaaagaaaatcCTTGAG ATCATCTTAGCATTTGGAAACTACATGAACAGCAGCAAGCGAGGGGCAGCGTACGGCTTCCGCCTGCAGAGTTTGGATTTG CTGCTGGACACTAAATCCACCGACCGCAAACAGACGCTGCTGCACTTCATCGCCAGCATCATCCAGGAGAAATATCCAGAGCTTCAGTCCTTCTACACAGAACTGCACTTCCTGGACAAGGCATCGCTGG TTTCTCTCGACAGTATCCTGCAGGATGTGCGAGCTCTGGAGAGAGGCATGGAGGTGACCAGGAGGGAGTTCTCTGTGGAGAGAGATAATCCTGTGCTGCAGACGTTTCTCAGCAGAAACACCGAGCTGCTCGACTCGCTCGTAGCTGATGGAAAAACTGCACAG GATGTGTACGACTCAGCTGTGGAGTACTTTGGAGAGAACTCTAAAACTACTCCTCCCTCCATGTTCTTCCCGGTTTTTGTCAGATTCATCAAAGCGTACAAG CAAGCGGAGCAGGAAaatgagcagaagaagaaacaacacCTCCTGAACTGTGAAGCTCCATCGACTCCACCTAAACCTAACGTCATGGAGAATAAG GTTCCCATGATGCCCAAACTGCCTCAGATGGATTTGATAGCGGAGCTGAAGAGGAGGCAGGTGTCTCCTCTGGTGAGGGAAGGGAAGGACGGAGCCATCGAAGACATCATCACAG ATTTAAGGAATCAGCCGTACAGACGGGCAGACGGCGGCCGGCGCAGTGCCAAGTGGAAACCAGGACAACAGCTGCACGTGTCCTCAGACATCTCCCTCTGA
- the LOC121201517 gene encoding formin-like protein 1 isoform X1 yields the protein MGNAAGSTEGPHTKEGKTVVAPPASTGPQKQPAGLKLPMPPEDELEERFSAVLNTMNLPPDKVKILSQYDNEKKWDLICDQERFQVKNPPSTYLEKLRSYLDHGVSRKFKRRVQESTQILRELEISLRTNHIGWAQEFLNEENQGLDVLVDYLSFAHSAVTHDADTLDNGSLPTDKGKNMDKSVEDLSRSASNSPSHGALKTSKAFTVRFNSLQNRKAARSSRVVSQKDDVHLCIMCLRAIMNYQSGFNLVMKHPCCVNEITLSLNNRNPRTKALVLELLAAVCLVRGGHDIILSAFDNFKEVCGEKSRFEKLMEFFRSEDSNIDFMVACMQFINIVVHSVENMNFRVYLQYEFTRHGLDEYLERLKFTESDRLLVQIQAYLDNVFDVGALLEDAETKNALLEHVEELQEHNTQLSSRLQESEREAMDKVSELEKKLIQTTKEVELLKESLRESSSQVTLLQQRERERELERERERERERDKDRSTQALKELEARVQALVEQGLVRMERSSSGHLDVQVVPVIQHVIQEAKDEPDAGTGLEAPPSSSDSLPHLSEDSSQSVTVPAPPPPPPPPPPPPPPPPPAPPGSTSAPPPAAPPLLLPPGGSTTQPSGADGSSGCKKKKPIQTKYRMPLFNWQALKSNQVAGTIFSELDDEHVLEELNMAAFEEQFKTKAQSTPIDPGTLKKKLAHKTPSKVSLMEPNRAKNLAITLRKEGMAASDICCAIETYNQRALSLDFLELLERFIPTEYEMKLIHNYECEGRPLDELSEEDRFMVRFSKIPRLSQRISTLTFMGNFPESVQLIQPQLDAIIAASMSIKSSSKLKKILEIILAFGNYMNSSKRGAAYGFRLQSLDLLLDTKSTDRKQTLLHFIASIIQEKYPELQSFYTELHFLDKASLVSLDSILQDVRALERGMEVTRREFSVERDNPVLQTFLSRNTELLDSLVADGKTAQDVYDSAVEYFGENSKTTPPSMFFPVFVRFIKAYKQAEQENEQKKKQHLLNCEAPSTPPKPNVMENKVPMMPKLPQMDLIAELKRRQVSPLVREGKDGAIEDIITDLRNQPYRRADGGRRSAKWKPGQQLHVSSDISL from the exons AACACAATGAATCTTCCTCCAGACAAGGTGAAGATCCTCAGTCAGTACGACAACGAGAAAAAGTGGGACCTGATCTGTGACCAG GAGCGGTTTCAAGTGAAGAATCCACCATCCACATATTTGGAGAAGCTGAGGAGTTATCTGGATCATGGAGTCAGTCGAAAG tttaaGAGACGTGTCCAGGAATCCACTCAGAtcctgagagagctggagattTCCCTGAGGACCAATCACATTGG CTGGGCTCAGGAGTTCCTGAACGAGGAAAACCAGGGCTTAGATGTTCTTGTGGATTATCTGTCCTTTGCACATAGTGCTGTCAC GCACGATGCGGACACTTTAGACAATGGCTCCTTGCCCACAGACAAAGgcaaaaacatggacaaatcaGTGGAAGATCTGAGCAGAAGTGCCAGCAACTCCCCTTCTCACGGTGCTTTGAAGACCAGCAAGGCCTTCACAGTCAG ATTCAACTCTCTCCAAAACAGGAAAGCAGCGAGGAGCTCACGTGTGGTGAGCCAGAAGGATGACGTTCACCTCTGCATCATGTGTTTACGTGCCATCATGAACTATCAG tctGGGTTCAACCTGGTGATGAAGCACCCCTGCTGTGTCAATGAGATCACACTCAGCCTCAACAACAGAAACCCAAG GACTAAGGCTCtggtgctggagctgctggctgCCGTGTGTTTGGTGAGAGGAGGCCACGACATTATCCTCTCCGCCTTCGACAACTTCAAAGAG gtgTGCGGAGAGAAAAGCCGGTTTGAGAAGCTCATGGAGTTTTTCCGCAGTGAAGACAGCAACATCGACTTCATG gTGGCCTGTATGCAGTTCATCAACATCGTGGTCCACTCAGTGGAGAACATGAACTTCAGAGTCTACCTGCAGTATGAGTTCACTCGACATGGGCTGGATGAATACCTGGAG aggctgaagtTCACAGAGAGCGACAGACTGCTGGTCCAGATTCAGGCCTATCTGGACAATGTGTTTGATGTGGGAGCTCTGCTGGAGGACGCAGAGACTAAGAACGCTCTGCTGGAGCACGTGGAGGAACTGCaggaacacaacacacag CTGAGCAGCAGGCTgcaggagagtgagagggaggcgATGGACAAAGTCTCAGAGTTGGAGAAAAAGCTCATTCAAACCACCAAAGAAGTGGAGCTCCTAAAG GAGAGTCTCCGCGAGTCGAGCTCTCAGGtgactctgctgcagcagcgagagcgagagagagagcttgaacgtgagagggagagagagagagagagggacaaggaCCGGTCCACCCAGGCCTTGAAGGAGCTGGAGGCCAGAGTTCAAGCCCTGGTGGAGCAGGGGCTCGTTCGGATGGAGCGCTCCTCATCTGGACACCTGGACGTTCAGGTGGTCCCCGTCATCCAGCACGTGATCCAGGAAG CTAAAGACGAACCTGATGCAGGTACTGGCCTCGAggctcctccctcctcctcagactcTCTGCCTCACCTTTCTGAGGATTCTTCGCAGTCAGTGACGGTACCAGCTCCTCCGCCACCACCGCCCCCTcccccgccaccaccaccaccacctcctccagctcctccaggatCAACTAGtgctcctccacctgcagctccacctctcCTGCTGCCTCCTGGAGGTAGTACGACCCAGCCATCAGGGGCCGATGGGAGCTCAG gctgtaaaaaaaagaagcctATTCAGACCAAATACCGCATGCCGCTGTTCAACTGGCAGGCCCTCAAATCCAACCAGGTGGCAGGAACCATCTTCAGTGAGCTGGACGATGAGCACGTCCTGGAG GAGCTAAACATGGCTGCCTTTGAGGAGCAGTTCAAGACCAAGGCCCAGTCCACCCCTATCGATCCAGGGACCCTCAAGAAGAAACTGGCCCACAAGACCCCGAGTAAAGTGTCTCTGATGGAGCCCAACAGGGCCAAAAACCTGGCTATCACCCTGCGCAAGGAAGGAATGGCAGCATCTGATATCTGCTGTGCCATTGAGAC GTATAACCAGAGAGCTCTGAGTCTGGACTTCCTCGAGCTCCTGGAGCGTTTCATCCCCACGGAGTACGAAATGAAGCTCATCCACAACTACGAGTGCGAGGGCAGGCCCCTGGATGAGCTCAGCGAGGAGGACCGCTTCATGGTGCGCTTCAGCAAGATCCCGCGGCTTTCCCAGCGAATCAGCACTCTCACCTTCATGGGCAATTTCCCCGAGAGCGTCCAGCTAATACAGCCC CAACTCGATGCCATCATCGCTGCCTCGATGTCGATCAAATCCTCcagcaaattaaagaaaatcCTTGAG ATCATCTTAGCATTTGGAAACTACATGAACAGCAGCAAGCGAGGGGCAGCGTACGGCTTCCGCCTGCAGAGTTTGGATTTG CTGCTGGACACTAAATCCACCGACCGCAAACAGACGCTGCTGCACTTCATCGCCAGCATCATCCAGGAGAAATATCCAGAGCTTCAGTCCTTCTACACAGAACTGCACTTCCTGGACAAGGCATCGCTGG TTTCTCTCGACAGTATCCTGCAGGATGTGCGAGCTCTGGAGAGAGGCATGGAGGTGACCAGGAGGGAGTTCTCTGTGGAGAGAGATAATCCTGTGCTGCAGACGTTTCTCAGCAGAAACACCGAGCTGCTCGACTCGCTCGTAGCTGATGGAAAAACTGCACAG GATGTGTACGACTCAGCTGTGGAGTACTTTGGAGAGAACTCTAAAACTACTCCTCCCTCCATGTTCTTCCCGGTTTTTGTCAGATTCATCAAAGCGTACAAG CAAGCGGAGCAGGAAaatgagcagaagaagaaacaacacCTCCTGAACTGTGAAGCTCCATCGACTCCACCTAAACCTAACGTCATGGAGAATAAG GTTCCCATGATGCCCAAACTGCCTCAGATGGATTTGATAGCGGAGCTGAAGAGGAGGCAGGTGTCTCCTCTGGTGAGGGAAGGGAAGGACGGAGCCATCGAAGACATCATCACAG ATTTAAGGAATCAGCCGTACAGACGGGCAGACGGCGGCCGGCGCAGTGCCAAGTGGAAACCAGGACAACAGCTGCACGTGTCCTCAGACATCTCCCTCTGA